A stretch of the Bradyrhizobium sp. CCBAU 53351 genome encodes the following:
- the flbT gene encoding flagellar biosynthesis repressor FlbT, whose translation MALKVELRPHERIIVGNCVITNTDQRARLLIDGDNVPILRERDILTPETADTPAKLVYLAVQLMYISPDPQTQHGTYFNLVRDIVTAVPSAWPIIEAINNNILNGDLYRALKDARKLIAYEEKLRSQFEATHPTAEVAKDDVSSAA comes from the coding sequence ATGGCCCTCAAGGTCGAGCTCAGACCGCACGAACGCATCATCGTCGGTAACTGCGTGATTACCAACACGGACCAGCGCGCCCGCCTCCTGATCGACGGCGACAACGTGCCGATCCTGCGCGAGCGCGACATCCTCACGCCGGAGACCGCCGATACGCCTGCCAAGCTCGTCTATCTGGCGGTGCAGCTCATGTACATCTCGCCGGATCCGCAGACCCAGCACGGCACCTATTTCAACCTGGTGCGCGACATCGTCACCGCGGTGCCGAGTGCCTGGCCGATCATTGAGGCCATCAACAACAACATCCTGAATGGCGACCTCTACCGGGCGCTGAAGGATGCCCGCAAGCTGATCGCCTACGAGGAGAAGCTGCGGAGCCAGTTCGAGGCCACCCATCCCACGGCTGAAGTGGCCAAGGACGACGTGAGTTCCGCCGCCTGA
- a CDS encoding DUF1522 domain-containing protein, which yields MSGIVLSASVRQNLLSLQSTADLLATTQNRLSTGKSVNSALDNPTNFFTAQSLDNRASDINNLLDGIANGVQVLQAANTGITSLQKLIDSAKSIANQALQTTVGYSTKSNVSATISGATAADLRGTTSFASATALGNVLYNGTAGGATAAGSSATLGATQGSFAGTGGLAADGTTGISSATTLLGTTAAGKLTTAPSDGDTLTVNGKTITFRTGTAPATSAVPTGSGVSGHLVTDGSGNSTIYLGDTATTSTLATVGDILTAIDLASGVKTSTISAGAATIGAASGASPSTAAAGVVTLKSSAGADLSVTGKADFLKQLGLTGATGGGNITLTATRTTSSGSLSSLISDGSSLNVNGHVISFKNAPVPGSTNAPAIPSGFGVSGNVLTDGAGNSTVYLQSGTVADVLSAIDLATGVQTATIAANGTATLGAASGQIASSINASGQLKLSTGVNADLSITGTGNALNVLGLAGNTGTATAFTAARTSGIGGISGKTLTFTSFNGGTAVDVTFGDGTNGTVKTLDQLNSKLQANNLSATIDANGLLTISTTNDYASSTIGSSAAGGAIGGTLTTALTFSTASSPVQDTVAQTSRANLVSQYNNILNQIDTTAQDSSFNGVNLLNGDQLKLVFDETGKSNLSITGVTYNSKGLGLAALTSGVDFIDNAATNKVLTNLNAASSTLRSEASSLGSNLSVVQVRQDFNKSLINVLQTGSSNLTLADTNTEAANSQALSTRQSIAVSALSLANQSQQSVLQLLR from the coding sequence ATGTCCGGTATCGTCCTCTCCGCATCGGTTCGTCAGAACCTGCTCTCTCTCCAGTCCACCGCTGACCTCCTCGCCACCACGCAGAACCGTCTGTCGACCGGCAAGAGCGTCAACTCGGCTCTCGACAATCCCACCAACTTCTTCACGGCACAGTCGCTCGACAACCGCGCCAGCGACATCAACAACCTGCTCGATGGCATCGCCAACGGCGTGCAGGTGCTGCAGGCCGCCAACACCGGCATCACCTCGCTGCAGAAGCTGATCGACTCCGCGAAGTCGATCGCCAACCAGGCGCTGCAGACCACCGTCGGCTACTCCACCAAGTCCAACGTCTCTGCCACCATCTCCGGTGCGACGGCGGCCGACCTGCGTGGCACCACGAGTTTCGCCAGCGCCACGGCGCTCGGCAACGTGCTCTATAACGGCACGGCCGGCGGCGCCACCGCGGCAGGTTCGTCTGCCACGCTCGGTGCAACCCAGGGCTCGTTTGCGGGCACCGGGGGTCTTGCGGCCGACGGCACGACAGGCATCTCGTCGGCCACCACGCTGCTCGGCACCACCGCCGCCGGCAAGCTGACCACCGCTCCGAGCGATGGCGATACGCTGACGGTGAACGGCAAGACCATCACCTTCCGCACCGGCACTGCGCCGGCTACGAGCGCCGTTCCGACCGGTTCGGGCGTCAGCGGTCATCTCGTCACCGACGGCAGCGGCAACAGCACGATCTATCTCGGTGACACCGCGACCACGTCGACGCTGGCGACCGTCGGCGACATTCTGACCGCGATCGACCTCGCCAGTGGCGTCAAGACCTCGACGATCTCCGCTGGTGCAGCGACCATCGGTGCTGCTTCCGGCGCATCGCCCTCGACCGCTGCCGCGGGCGTCGTGACGCTCAAGAGCTCGGCGGGTGCCGACCTGTCCGTGACGGGCAAGGCCGACTTCCTGAAGCAGCTCGGTCTGACCGGTGCGACGGGCGGCGGCAATATCACGTTGACCGCGACCCGCACGACCAGCTCGGGCTCCTTGAGCTCGCTGATCTCGGACGGTTCATCGCTGAACGTCAATGGCCACGTCATCTCGTTCAAGAACGCGCCGGTTCCGGGCTCGACCAACGCCCCGGCGATTCCGAGCGGCTTCGGTGTCAGCGGCAACGTTCTCACCGACGGCGCCGGCAACTCGACGGTCTATCTGCAGTCCGGCACGGTTGCCGACGTGCTGAGCGCGATCGACCTTGCCACCGGCGTGCAGACCGCCACCATTGCCGCCAACGGCACCGCGACGCTTGGGGCCGCCTCGGGCCAGATCGCCTCGTCGATCAATGCCTCCGGCCAGCTCAAGCTGTCCACCGGCGTCAATGCCGACCTGTCGATCACCGGCACGGGCAACGCGCTGAACGTGCTCGGTCTTGCCGGCAACACGGGCACGGCGACTGCGTTCACTGCCGCCCGTACCTCCGGCATCGGCGGCATCAGCGGCAAGACCTTGACCTTCACCTCCTTCAATGGCGGCACGGCGGTCGATGTCACCTTCGGCGACGGCACCAACGGCACGGTCAAGACGCTCGATCAGCTCAACTCGAAGCTTCAGGCCAACAACCTGTCGGCGACGATCGATGCCAACGGCCTGCTGACGATCTCGACCACCAACGACTACGCGTCCTCGACCATCGGTTCGAGCGCCGCGGGTGGTGCGATCGGCGGTACGCTGACGACGGCGCTGACGTTCTCGACGGCTTCCAGCCCCGTCCAGGACACGGTGGCGCAGACCTCGCGTGCCAACCTGGTGTCTCAGTACAACAACATCCTGAACCAGATCGACACGACCGCTCAGGACTCCTCGTTCAACGGCGTCAACCTGTTGAACGGCGACCAGCTCAAGTTGGTGTTCGACGAAACCGGCAAGTCGAACCTCAGCATCACCGGCGTGACCTACAACTCCAAGGGTCTCGGCCTTGCTGCGCTGACCAGCGGTGTCGATTTCATCGACAACGCCGCCACCAACAAGGTGCTGACCAACCTGAACGCTGCGTCGAGCACGCTGCGCTCGGAAGCTTCGAGCCTCGGTTCGAACCTCTCGGTGGTGCAGGTTCGTCAGGATTTCAACAAGAGCCTGATCAATGTGCTGCAGACCGGTTCGTCCAACCTGACGCTGGCCGACACCAACACCGAGGCAGCCAACAGCCAGGCGCTGTCGACCCGCCAGTCGATCGCGGTCTCCGCGCTGTCGCTGGCCAACCAGTCGCAGCAGAGCGTGCTGCAACTGCTCCGCTAA
- a CDS encoding DUF1522 domain-containing protein — MSGIVLSASVRQNLLSLQSTADLLATTQNRLSTGKSVNSALDNPTNYFTAQSLDNRASDINNLLDGIANGVQVLQAANTGLTSLQKLIDSAKSIANQALQTTVGYSTKSNVSTTIAGATAADLRGTTSFASATASSNVLYNGTAGGTTAASASTTLGATQGSFAGTGGLAADGTTGISSATTLLGTTAAGKLTTAPSDGDTLTVNGKTITFRTGTAPATSAVPTGSGVSGHLVTDGSGNSTIYLGDTATTATLATVGDVLAAIDLASGVKTVTISAGAATIGAASAASPSTAAAGVVTLKSSVGADLSVTGNADFLKELGLTGATGGGNITLTATRTTSSGSLSSLLQDGTSLNVDGHVITFKNAPVPGSTNAPAVPSGFGVSGNVLTDGNGNSTVYLQTGTIADVLKAIDFATGVQTFTLNGSGGGTLATAVGQAASTINTSGQLKLSTGINADLSITGTGNALSVLGLAGNTGSATAFSAARTSGIGGIAGKTLTFTSFNGGTAVNVTFGDGTNGTVKTLDQLNTKLQANNLSATIDANGLLTITASNDYASSTLGSTAAGGAIGGTLTSALTFSTASNPVQDGVAQTARANLVSQYNNILNQIDTTSQDSSFNGVNLLNGDQLKLVFDETGKSSLNITGVTYNSKGLGLAALTVGVDFIDNAAANRVLTNLNAASSTLRSEASSLGSNLSVVQIRQDFNKNLINVLQTGSSNLTLADTNVEAANSQALSTRQSIAVSALSLANTSQQSVLQLLR; from the coding sequence ATGTCCGGTATCGTTCTCTCTGCGTCGGTTCGTCAGAACCTGCTTTCTCTCCAGTCCACCGCCGATCTTCTCGCCACCACACAGAACCGTCTGTCGACCGGCAAGAGCGTCAACTCGGCTCTGGACAATCCCACCAACTATTTCACCGCCCAGTCGCTCGACAACCGCGCCAGCGACATCAACAACCTGCTCGACGGCATCGCCAACGGCGTGCAGGTGCTGCAGGCCGCCAACACCGGCCTGACCTCGCTGCAGAAGTTGATCGACAGCGCCAAGTCGATCGCCAACCAGGCGCTGCAGACCACCGTCGGTTACTCCACCAAGTCCAACGTCTCGACCACGATCGCCGGTGCGACGGCGGCCGACCTGCGCGGCACGACGTCCTTCGCCAGTGCGACAGCCAGCAGCAACGTGCTGTATAACGGCACGGCCGGCGGCACCACCGCGGCAAGTGCGTCCACCACCCTCGGCGCAACCCAGGGCTCGTTTGCGGGCACCGGGGGTCTTGCGGCCGACGGCACGACAGGCATCTCGTCGGCCACCACGCTGCTCGGCACCACCGCCGCCGGCAAGCTGACCACCGCTCCGAGCGATGGCGATACGCTGACGGTGAACGGCAAGACCATCACCTTCCGCACCGGCACTGCGCCGGCTACGAGCGCCGTTCCGACCGGTTCGGGCGTCAGCGGTCATCTCGTCACCGACGGCAGTGGCAACAGCACGATCTATCTCGGCGACACCGCGACCACGGCGACGCTGGCGACCGTGGGCGACGTCCTGGCCGCGATCGACCTCGCCAGTGGCGTCAAGACCGTGACGATCTCCGCTGGTGCAGCGACCATCGGTGCTGCTTCCGCCGCATCGCCCTCGACCGCCGCTGCGGGCGTCGTGACGCTCAAGAGCTCGGTGGGGGCCGACCTGTCCGTGACTGGCAATGCCGACTTCTTGAAGGAGCTCGGTCTGACCGGTGCGACGGGCGGCGGCAATATCACGTTGACTGCGACCCGAACGACCAGCTCGGGCTCCCTGAGCTCGCTGCTGCAGGATGGTACGTCGCTGAATGTCGACGGCCACGTCATCACCTTCAAGAACGCGCCGGTTCCGGGATCGACCAACGCTCCGGCAGTCCCGAGCGGCTTCGGCGTCAGCGGCAACGTTCTCACCGACGGCAACGGCAACTCGACGGTTTATCTGCAAACCGGCACCATCGCCGACGTGCTGAAAGCGATCGACTTCGCCACCGGCGTGCAGACCTTCACGCTCAATGGCAGCGGTGGCGGCACGCTCGCAACAGCGGTCGGGCAGGCTGCATCGACCATCAACACGTCTGGACAGCTCAAATTGTCGACCGGCATCAACGCCGACCTGTCGATCACCGGCACGGGCAATGCGCTCTCCGTGCTTGGTCTCGCCGGCAACACCGGCAGCGCGACGGCGTTCTCGGCCGCCCGCACCTCCGGCATCGGCGGCATCGCCGGCAAGACCTTGACCTTCACCTCCTTCAACGGCGGCACGGCGGTCAACGTCACCTTCGGCGACGGCACCAACGGCACGGTCAAGACGCTCGATCAGCTCAACACCAAGCTGCAGGCCAACAACCTGTCGGCAACGATCGACGCCAACGGCTTGCTGACCATCACCGCGTCCAACGACTACGCGTCCTCGACGCTCGGCTCGACCGCGGCTGGCGGTGCGATCGGCGGCACGCTCACTTCGGCGCTGACCTTCTCGACGGCTTCCAACCCCGTCCAGGACGGTGTTGCCCAGACGGCGCGTGCCAATCTGGTGTCTCAGTACAACAACATCCTGAACCAGATCGACACGACCTCGCAGGACTCCTCGTTCAACGGTGTCAACCTCTTGAACGGCGACCAGCTCAAGCTGGTGTTCGACGAGACCGGCAAGTCGAGCCTGAACATCACCGGCGTGACCTACAACTCCAAGGGTCTCGGTCTTGCCGCGCTGACCGTCGGCGTCGACTTCATCGACAACGCCGCCGCCAACCGCGTGCTGACCAATTTGAACGCCGCGTCGAGCACGCTGCGCTCGGAAGCCTCGAGCCTCGGCTCGAACCTCTCGGTCGTTCAGATCCGTCAGGACTTCAACAAGAACCTGATCAACGTGCTGCAGACCGGCTCGTCCAACCTGACCCTGGCCGACACCAATGTGGAGGCCGCCAACAGCCAGGCGCTGTCGACCCGGCAGTCGATCGCGGTCTCCGCGCTGTCGCTGGCCAATACCTCGCAGCAGAGCGTGCTTCAGTTACTCAGGTAA
- a CDS encoding aspartate aminotransferase family protein yields MNEIIRNTQSTTAHTSLDPQDWSAFRALAHRMLDETIDGIANVRTRPVWQPIPDEVRASFKADVPREVSDLAEVYREFAEHIAPYATGNVHPGFMGWVHGGGTAVGMLAEMLTAGLNANLGGRDHMPIEVERQIVDWMRRLFAFPDSASGIFVTGTSMANLMAVLVARTAALGTLARQYGIGNDGALLAAYTSQAAHGCVSRAMDIAGLGSDALRKIGVDADHRIDVAALRAQIAVDREVGFKPFLVVASAGTVDIGAIDDLKAVAQLCREEGIWFHVDGAFGALAILSPELAPLLGGIELADSIALDFHKWGQVPYDAGFLLVRDGEQHRQAFAQPAAYLRREARGLAAGAVWPCDLGPDLSRGFRALKTWFTLKTFGTDRLGATIARSCALAKYLEARVLAEPRLELLAPVNLNIVCFRYRAIDAVNREIVADIQESGIAAPSSTTLDGKFAIRAAIVNHRTEAADIDALVAAVLEFGGRRCGEDLIEVEAPPLAAQ; encoded by the coding sequence ATGAACGAGATCATCCGCAACACGCAAAGCACGACTGCGCACACCTCGCTCGACCCGCAGGACTGGAGCGCATTTCGCGCGCTCGCTCATCGCATGCTCGACGAGACGATCGACGGCATCGCCAATGTCCGGACGCGTCCCGTCTGGCAGCCGATCCCCGATGAGGTCCGCGCTTCATTCAAGGCCGACGTGCCGCGCGAGGTGAGCGATCTCGCCGAGGTCTACCGCGAATTCGCCGAGCACATCGCGCCCTATGCGACCGGCAACGTCCATCCCGGCTTCATGGGCTGGGTGCATGGCGGCGGCACCGCGGTTGGCATGCTCGCGGAAATGCTCACGGCCGGCCTCAACGCGAATCTCGGCGGACGGGACCATATGCCGATCGAGGTCGAGCGCCAGATCGTCGACTGGATGCGCCGCCTGTTCGCTTTTCCGGACAGCGCGAGCGGCATCTTCGTCACGGGCACGTCGATGGCCAATCTGATGGCGGTGCTGGTGGCGCGCACGGCGGCGCTGGGCACGCTGGCGCGGCAGTACGGCATCGGCAATGACGGCGCGCTGCTCGCAGCCTATACGTCGCAGGCCGCGCATGGCTGTGTGTCCAGGGCGATGGACATTGCCGGGCTCGGCAGCGATGCGCTGCGCAAGATCGGCGTCGATGCCGATCATCGCATCGACGTTGCCGCGCTGCGCGCGCAGATCGCTGTCGATCGTGAGGTCGGCTTCAAGCCCTTCCTGGTCGTCGCGTCTGCCGGCACGGTGGACATTGGTGCGATCGACGATCTCAAGGCCGTTGCACAGCTGTGCCGCGAGGAGGGAATCTGGTTTCACGTCGACGGTGCTTTCGGCGCGCTCGCGATTCTGTCGCCCGAGCTCGCGCCGCTGCTCGGCGGTATCGAGCTCGCCGATTCCATTGCACTCGACTTCCACAAATGGGGTCAGGTGCCTTACGATGCCGGCTTCCTGCTGGTGCGCGATGGCGAGCAGCATCGGCAGGCCTTTGCGCAGCCCGCGGCCTATCTGCGCCGCGAGGCGAGGGGGCTTGCGGCGGGGGCGGTCTGGCCCTGCGATCTCGGACCCGATTTGTCGCGCGGCTTTCGTGCGCTGAAGACCTGGTTCACCCTGAAGACGTTCGGCACCGACCGGCTCGGTGCGACGATCGCGCGAAGCTGCGCGCTGGCGAAGTATCTCGAAGCACGCGTGCTGGCCGAACCGCGATTGGAATTGCTGGCGCCGGTCAACCTCAACATCGTCTGTTTCCGCTACCGTGCCATTGACGCGGTCAACCGCGAGATCGTTGCCGACATCCAGGAGTCCGGAATCGCGGCACCGTCGAGCACGACGCTGGACGGCAAGTTCGCGATCCGCGCCGCGATCGTCAACCACCGCACTGAGGCGGCGGACATCGATGCGCTCGTCGCGGCGGTGCTGGAGTTCGGCGGACGGCGCTGCGGCGAGGATCTGATCGAGGTCGAGGCACCGCCGCTCGCGGCGCAATAG
- a CDS encoding DUF1522 domain-containing protein, producing MSGIVLSSSVRQNLLSLQSTADLLATTQSRLSTGKSVNSALDNPTNFFTAQSLDNRASDINNLLDGIANGVQVLQAANTGITSLQKLIDSAKSIANQALQTTVGYSTKSNVSTTISGATAADLRGTTSFASATALGNVLYNGTAGGATAAGSSATLGATQGSFAGTGGLAADGTTGISSATTLLGTTAAGKLTTAPSDGDTLTVNGKTITFRTGTAPATSAVPTGSGVSGHLVTDGSGNSTIYLGDTATTSTLATVGDILTAIDLASGVKTSTISAGAATIGAASGASPSTAAAGVVTLKSSAGADLSVTGKADFLKQLGLTGATGGGNITLTATRTTSSGSLSSLISDGSSLNVNGHVISFKNAPVPGSTNAPAIPSGFGVSGNVLTDGAGNSTVYLQSGTVADVLSAIDLATGVQTATIAANGTATLGAASGQIASSINASGQLKLSTGVNADLSITGTGNALNVLGLAGNTGTATAFTAARTSGIGGISGKTLTFTSFNGGTAVDVTFGDGTNGTVKTLDQLNSKLQANNLSATIDANGLLTISTTNDYASSTIGSSTAGGAIGGTLTTALTFSTASSPVQDTVAQTSRANLVNQYNNILQQIDSTAQDSSFNGVNLLNGDQLKLVFDETAKSSLSITGVTYNSKGLGLAALTSGVDFIDNAATNKVLANLNTASSTLRSEASALGSNLTIVQVRQDFNKNLINVLQTGSSNLTLADTNVEAANSQALSTRQSIAVSALSLANQSQQSVLQLLR from the coding sequence ATGTCCGGTATCGTTCTCTCTTCCTCAGTTCGTCAGAACTTGCTCTCCCTCCAGTCCACCGCTGACCTCCTCGCCACTACCCAAAGCCGCCTGTCGACCGGCAAGAGCGTCAACTCGGCCCTGGACAATCCCACCAACTTCTTCACCGCACAGTCGCTCGACAACCGCGCCAGCGACATCAACAACCTGCTCGACGGCATCGCCAACGGCGTGCAGGTGCTGCAGGCCGCCAACACCGGCATCACCTCGCTGCAGAAGCTGATCGACTCCGCGAAGTCGATCGCCAACCAGGCGCTGCAGACCACGGTCGGCTACTCCACCAAGTCGAACGTCTCCACCACCATCTCCGGTGCGACGGCGGCCGACCTGCGTGGCACCACGAGCTTCGCCAGCGCCACGGCGCTCGGCAACGTGCTCTATAACGGCACGGCCGGCGGCGCCACCGCGGCAGGTTCGTCTGCCACGCTCGGTGCAACCCAGGGCTCGTTTGCAGGCACCGGGGGTCTTGCGGCCGACGGCACGACAGGCATCTCGTCGGCCACCACGCTGCTCGGCACCACCGCCGCCGGCAAGCTGACCACCGCTCCGAGCGATGGCGATACGCTGACGGTGAACGGCAAGACCATCACCTTCCGCACCGGCACTGCGCCGGCTACGAGCGCCGTTCCGACCGGTTCGGGCGTCAGCGGTCATCTCGTCACCGACGGCAGCGGCAACAGCACGATCTATCTCGGTGACACCGCGACCACGTCGACGCTGGCGACCGTCGGCGACATTCTGACCGCGATCGACCTCGCCAGTGGCGTCAAGACCTCGACGATCTCCGCTGGTGCAGCGACCATCGGTGCTGCTTCCGGCGCATCGCCCTCGACCGCTGCCGCGGGCGTCGTGACGCTCAAGAGCTCGGCGGGTGCCGACCTGTCCGTGACGGGCAAGGCCGACTTCCTGAAGCAGCTCGGTCTGACCGGTGCGACGGGCGGCGGCAATATCACGTTGACCGCGACCCGCACGACCAGCTCGGGCTCCTTGAGCTCGCTGATCTCGGACGGTTCATCGCTGAACGTCAATGGCCACGTCATCTCGTTCAAGAACGCGCCGGTTCCGGGCTCGACCAACGCCCCGGCGATTCCGAGCGGCTTCGGTGTCAGCGGCAACGTTCTCACCGACGGCGCCGGCAACTCGACGGTCTATCTGCAGTCCGGCACGGTTGCCGACGTGCTGAGCGCGATCGACCTTGCCACCGGCGTGCAGACCGCCACCATTGCCGCCAACGGCACCGCGACGCTTGGGGCCGCCTCGGGCCAGATCGCCTCGTCGATCAATGCCTCCGGCCAGCTCAAGCTGTCCACCGGCGTCAATGCCGACCTGTCGATCACCGGCACGGGCAACGCGCTGAACGTGCTCGGTCTTGCCGGCAACACGGGCACGGCGACTGCGTTCACTGCCGCCCGTACCTCCGGCATCGGCGGCATCAGCGGCAAGACCTTGACCTTCACCTCCTTCAATGGCGGCACGGCGGTCGATGTCACCTTCGGCGACGGCACCAACGGCACGGTCAAGACGCTCGATCAGCTCAACTCGAAGCTTCAGGCCAACAACCTGTCGGCGACGATCGATGCCAACGGCCTGCTGACGATCTCGACCACCAACGACTACGCGTCCTCGACCATCGGTTCGAGCACCGCGGGTGGTGCGATCGGCGGCACGCTGACGACGGCGCTGACGTTCTCGACGGCTTCCAGCCCCGTCCAGGACACGGTGGCGCAGACCTCGCGTGCCAACCTGGTGAACCAGTACAACAACATCCTTCAGCAGATTGACTCGACCGCGCAGGACTCGTCCTTCAACGGCGTTAACCTCCTCAACGGCGACCAGCTCAAGCTGGTGTTCGACGAGACGGCCAAGTCCAGCTTGAGCATCACCGGCGTAACCTACAACTCCAAGGGTCTGGGCCTCGCTGCGCTGACCAGCGGTGTCGACTTCATCGACAACGCTGCCACCAACAAGGTGTTGGCGAATTTGAACACCGCGTCTAGCACGCTGCGCTCGGAAGCATCGGCTCTGGGTTCGAACCTGACGATCGTGCAGGTTCGTCAGGACTTCAACAAGAACCTGATCAACGTGCTGCAGACCGGCTCGTCCAACCTGACCCTGGCCGACACCAACGTCGAAGCGGCCAACAGCCAGGCGCTGTCGACCCGCCAGTCGATCGCGGTCTCCGCGCTGTCGCTGGCCAACCAGTCGCAGCAGAGCGTGCTGCAACTGCTCCGCTAA